A genomic segment from Cyprinus carpio isolate SPL01 chromosome A4, ASM1834038v1, whole genome shotgun sequence encodes:
- the LOC109062321 gene encoding uncharacterized protein LOC109062321 → MAERYLKDTTLGKIQSKSNRASDTSSKSSIRTSRSSRSSVGVAAARARAKAEAARARVTFSEREIAIKVDSARLQANLEALHLEKEAAAASAEADILEAAAEFEDEEPYERKSHSSSAQSTKKRVCDYVRDQATYLSEQADLTADQSHDCKSEPDQVTDQNQFTSQTEPNIVHVNDDQYVVLDACSTSPSLRVPKLQQVKLPRNMKKESIEIPVSNKWQQQAKCSGVSRSLPQHSETSGMMDLVKYLARRELVSSGLTRFDDHPESYRAWRSSFINTIKDLGLTASEELDLLSKWLGKESSEYVRRLRAVHIGNPDTALKMVWNRLDECYSSPEVIESALFKKLDSFPRISGKDNLKLRELGDLLMELLSAKDDGYLPGLAYLDTARGIRPIVEKLPYTLQEKWISQGSKLKEEFGVTYPPFSFFTQFICNHAKTRNDPSFAFSSSCRPQYEGLTVNRSNFKTPVLVHKTEISHSAFQDKMPSKDDPAKYCPIHNKPHPLRKCRGFRLKTIDERKAYLKDQGICFRCCSSSSHFARDCKVILKCDECNSDSHNSALHPGPPSWTPKIRSPPLQHGGEDAGENPTTQEVSSLCTEVCHGLSTKSCSKICLVKVFPVGHPENAVKMYAILDDQSNRSLARSRFFDIFNINSKATPYSLKTCAGLIECLGRKANGYQIEAANGGISLALPTLIECDEIPNNRDEIPTPEAALHQLHLKHIASEIPEDILRVHKVRKQINGPNNTPFGQKLDLGWVLVGEVCLGDVHKPSVSSFKTNILENGRPSLFIPCTSHVHIKEKITSNLTALHTAHDFEAHCNMNEDNLGQTLFKRSENDNKPALSVEDEVFLKIMEKDVFQDNSNSWVAPLPFRSPRPVLSNNRDQALSRLSSLRRTLERKPDMKEQFVTFMQKLFNSDHAELAAPLPKGNECWYLPLFGVYHPKKTDQIRVVFDSSAQHEGTSLNNVLLTGPDLNNSLIGVLMRFRKECVAVMADIQQMFHCFVVREDHRDYLRFLWYRDNDLNKDIVEYKMKVHVFGNSPSPAVAIYCLRRAAEKGALRYGPDTRYFVERGFYVDDALISLPTEEEAIDLLKRTQASLSESNLRLHKIVSNSLQVLKAFPTEDHAKDIKDLDLSGTTMPTQRSLGLNWETATDTFTFKVSVNDKPFTRRGVLSIINSLFDPLGLVAPVTIQGRFLLRELSIEGTDWDESLPQEKHGEWES, encoded by the coding sequence ATGGCTGAAAGGTATCTAAAAGACACCACGTTAGGAAAGATACAAAGTAAAAGTAACAGAGCATCTGACACATCCTCTAAAAGTTCCATAAGAACTTCAAGATCCTCAAGATCTTCAGTTGGTGTTGCTGCAGCACGTGCTAGAGCTAAGGCAGAGGCAGCACGTGCACGAGTTACCTTTTCAGAGAGAGAAATTGCAATTAAAGTGGACTCAGCCAGACTACAAGCTAATTTGGAAGCCCTACATCTGGAAAAAGAGGCTGCAGCTGCTAGTGCAGAAGCGGATATATTAGAAGCAGCAGCAGAGTTTGAGGATGAGGAGCCATATGAAAGGAAAAGTCACTCTTCATCAGCACAAAGCACAAAAAAACGTGTTTGTGATTATGTCAGGGATCAAGCTACATATCTCAGTGAGCAGGCCGACTTAACCGCTGATCAGTCTCATGATTGCAAATCTGAACCAGACCAAGTGACGGATCAGAACCAGTTTACCTCTCAAACTGAACCAAATATAGTGCATGTGAATGATGACCAGTATGTCGTACTTGATGCATGTTCTACATCTCCATCTCTAAGAGTGCCAAAACTGCAACAAGTAAAACTCCcaagaaacatgaaaaaagagTCAATAGAAATACCAGTCAGCAATAAATGGCAGCAACAGGCTAAGTGCAGCGGTGTATCCAGATCTTTGCCACAACACTCAGAAACTTCAGGCATGATGGACCTAGTGAAATATCTTGCACGTCGTGAGCTGGTGAGCAGTGGTTTAACACGCTTTGATGATCACCCTGAAAGTTACAGAGCCTGGAGGTCCTCTTTTATCAACACAATCAAAGACTTGGGTCTTACGGCCAGTGAGGAGCTAGACTTGTTGTCAAAGTGGCTTGGTAAAGAATCTTCAGAATACGTAAGACGTCTCAGGGCAGTTCACATAGGAAACCCAGACACAGCCTTGAAAATGGTCTGGAACAGACTTGATGAATGCTACAGCTCACCTGAAGTAATCGAAAGTGCGTTGTTTAAGAAGTTAGACAGTTTTCCCAGGATTTCAGGTAAAGACAACCTCAAATTAAGAGAGCTAGGAGATCTTTTAATGGAGCTTCTCTCAGCCAAAGATGACGGCTATCTACCAGGTTTAGCCTACTTAGACACTGCTCGCGGCATCAGGCCCATCGTTGAAAAACTGCCATATACCTTACAAGAGAAATGGATTTCTCAAGGCTCAAAGTTGAAAGAAGAATTTGGTGTCACTTATCCTCCTTTCTCGTTCTTTACTCAGTTCATTTGCAATCATGCTAAAACACGTAATGATCCCAGCTTTGCCTTTTCTAGTAGTTGCCGCCCACAGTATGAAGGGCTCACTGTAAACCGCTCTAACTTCAAGACGCCAGTGTTGGTGCACAAAACTGAAATCTCTCATAGTGCATTTCAAGACAAAATGCCTTCTAAAGATGATCcagccaaatactgtcctatACACAACAAACCTCACCCTTTAAGGAAATGTCGAGGCTTCAGATTGAAAACCATCGATGAGCGAAAAGCATACCTAAAAGACCAAGGGATCTGCTTTAGGTGCTGCTCTTCATCATCACACTTTGCTCGCGATTGCAAAGTCATTCTAAAATGTGATGAGTGCAACAGTGACAGTCACAACTCAGCTCTGCATCCTGGTCCACCCTCATGGACACCTAAAATCCGAAGTCCTCCATTACAGCATGGCGGGGAGGATGCAGGAGAAAATCCAACAACACAAGAAGTGAGCTCCCTTTGCACTGAAGTTTGTCATGGTCTTTCCACAAAATCTTGTTCCAAAATATGTCTCGTCAAGGTGTTTCCTGTGGGGCATCCTGAGAATGCAGTAAAGATGTATGCTATACTCGACGATCAGAGCAACAGATCTCTGGCCAGGTCAAGATTTTTTGACATATTCAACATCAATAGTAAAGCAACTCCTTACAGCCTAAAGACATGTGCTGGGTTGATTGAGTGCTTAGGAAGGAAAGCAAATGGCTATCAGATTGAAGCGGCAAATGGTGGAATCAGTCTTGCGCTTCCAACACTAATTGAATGTGATGAAATACCCAACAACCGTGATGAAATTCCAACACCTGAAGCTGCTCTCCATCAACTTCACCTCAAGCATATTGCATCTGAAATACCAGAAGACATACTCAGAGTTCATAAAGTGAGGAAACAAATTAATGGCCCAAATAACACACCCTTTGGCCAAAAACTTGACTTAGGATGGGTTCTGGTCGGTGAAGTATGCCTAGGAGATGTGCACAAGCCCAGTGTTTCCAGTTTCAAGACAAACATCTTAGAAAATGGAAGACCCTCACTGTTTATTCCTTGTACAAGTCACGTACACATTAAAGAAAAGATCACCAGTAACTTAACAGCTCTGCATACAGCCCATGACTTCGAAGCCCACTGTAACATGAACGAAGACAATCTCGGCCAGACTCTATTTAAGAGATCAGAGAATGACAATAAGCCTGCACTCTCCGTCGAGGATGAAGTCTTTCTAAAGATTATGGAGAAAGATGTTTTCCAGGATAATTCCAACAGTTGGGTGGCCCCTCTTCCTTTTAGGTCTCCACGCCCAGTTCTTTCGAACAACAGAGATCAAGCTTTGAGCCGCCTCTCTTCCTTACGACGTACCCTAGAACGGAAGCCAGATATGAAAGAACAGTTTGTAACTTTCATGCAAAAACTATTCAACAGTGATCATGCAGAACTTGCAGCTCCACTACCAAAGGGAAATGAATGCTGGTACTTACCACTATTCGGAGTCTATCATCCCAAAAAAACAGATCAGATCAGGGTAGTATTTGACTCCAGCGCACAGCATGAAGGTACCTCTCTCAATAATGTGCTCCTCACTGGACCAGACCTTAATAACAGCCTCATTGGCGTCCTGATGCGCTTCAGGAAAGAATGTGTAGCAGTGATGGCAGACATACAACAAATGTTTCACTGTTTTGTTGTGAGAGAAGATCACAGAGATTACCTACGCTTCCTATGGTACCGTGATAACGACCTTAACAAGGACATTGTTGAATACAAGATGAAAGTCCATGTGTTTGGCAACAGTCCTTCCCCGGCGGTAGCGATTTACTGTTTAAGACGAGCAGCAGAGAAGGGTGCTCTGCGATACGGTCCAGACACCCGGTACTTTGTGGAACGTGGATTCTATGTGGATGATGCACTAATCTCCTTGCCAACTGAAGAGGAAGCAATAGACCTACTAAAGAGAACACAAGCATCCCTCTCCGAATCAAACCTGCGGCTGCACAAGATTGTATCCAACAGTCTACAAGTACTCAAAGCATTCCCAACTGAAGATCACGCGAAAGACATCAAAGACCTCGATCTCAGTGGAACAACTATGCCTACACAACGCAGCCTTGGTCTGAATTGGGAGACTGCGactgatacatttacatttaaagtatcAGTCAACGACAAACCATTCACACGCCGTGGTGTCCTTTCCATAATTAATAGTCTCTTTGATCCTCTCGGTCTTGTGGCTCCTGTCACTATACAGGGGAGGTTTCTACTTCGAGAGCTATCCATTGAAGGAACAGACTGGGATGAATCACTGCCACAAGAGAAACATGGTGAGTGGGAATCATGA